The uncultured Roseibium sp. genome contains a region encoding:
- the rsfS gene encoding ribosome silencing factor has translation MTFESEGTVKSAPLQSPVSAELAGELIDTVLASLEDSKAEDIVTLDIAEKSSLADHMVIASGRSHRHVGAIADHLLRDLKDAGHGNATVEGQSTCDWVLIDAGDVIVHIFRPEVRGFYNLEKMWAPETDTAPQFIG, from the coding sequence ATGACCTTTGAAAGCGAGGGGACTGTGAAGTCCGCTCCACTCCAGTCTCCCGTAAGCGCTGAACTTGCGGGTGAGCTGATCGATACGGTTCTCGCCAGTCTCGAAGACTCCAAGGCAGAGGACATTGTCACTCTCGACATCGCAGAAAAAAGTTCCCTGGCCGATCACATGGTGATTGCGTCCGGACGCTCGCACCGCCATGTCGGTGCGATCGCCGACCATCTCCTGCGCGATCTGAAAGACGCCGGCCATGGCAATGCGACCGTTGAAGGCCAGAGCACCTGTGACTGGGTTCTCATCGACGCCGGTGATGTGATCGTTCACATCTTCCGTCCGGAAGTCCGCGGCTTCTACAATCTTGAAAAGATGTGGGCCCCGGAAACGGATACGGCACCCCAGTTTATCGGCTGA
- a CDS encoding nicotinate-nucleotide adenylyltransferase produces the protein MNFSMASGYAHAEWMKLPHAEPGNRIGIFGGSFNPPHSGHRLVAQTVLNRLQLDQVWWFVTPGNPLKEHGDLAPLEMRIHMTSVLADHPRMKVTAYEAVLGSPYTARTIEMLRLRRPFLRFVWVMGADNMAGFHRWQDWRAITGLVPIAVVDRPGAFLPAMASPMAKAYEKHRLPEDDAALLADLEPPVWTFLHAPLDETSSTFLRGKN, from the coding sequence ATGAATTTCAGCATGGCGAGCGGGTATGCCCATGCCGAATGGATGAAGCTACCCCATGCCGAACCGGGAAACCGGATCGGGATTTTCGGCGGCTCCTTCAATCCGCCCCATTCCGGTCACCGGCTGGTGGCGCAGACGGTCCTGAACCGGCTGCAGCTCGATCAGGTGTGGTGGTTCGTCACGCCGGGCAATCCGCTCAAGGAACACGGTGATCTTGCGCCGCTGGAAATGCGGATCCATATGACCAGTGTGCTGGCCGATCATCCGAGGATGAAGGTGACGGCCTACGAGGCGGTTCTCGGATCGCCCTATACGGCACGGACCATCGAAATGTTGCGCCTGCGCCGGCCATTCCTGCGATTCGTCTGGGTCATGGGCGCGGATAACATGGCGGGTTTCCACCGCTGGCAGGACTGGCGCGCGATTACCGGGCTCGTCCCGATCGCCGTTGTCGACCGGCCGGGAGCGTTTCTGCCGGCGATGGCGTCTCCCATGGCGAAAGCCTATGAAAAACATAGGCTTCCCGAAGACGATGCGGCGCTTTTGGCGGACCTGGAGCCGCCGGTCTGGACGTTTCTTCACGCGCCTCTCGATGAGACGTCCTCGACATTTTTGAGAGGGAAGAACTGA
- a CDS encoding glutamate-5-semialdehyde dehydrogenase: MLDKVELSDVQALMADIGRRARAAGRVLATAPTEAKNQALTEMAWAVRAATPEILAGNAKDIEAMKANGQTAAFLDRGTLSEERIEAIAKALEDIVALQDPVGSVIAAWDRPNGLKIERVRTPLGVIGVIYESRPNVTADAGALCLKAGNAVILRGGSDTIHSNKAIHAALQKGLKAAGLPEDAIQMVPVTDRAAVGEMLKGLDGNLDVIVPRGGKSLVARVQEEARVPVFAHLEGLVHIFVDKAVDLEKAVDIVVNSKLRRTGICGALETLLVDEAVAASCLPAIVKALQDKGCEIRGDARVIELCENIVPATEDDWATEYLEPILAVKVVSGLDAAIEHIARWGSNHTDCILTEDDAAAAEFFKRVDSAIVLHNASTQFADGGEFGMGAEIGIATGRMHARGPVGVEQLTSFKYCVHGEGQTRP; encoded by the coding sequence ATGCTGGATAAGGTTGAATTGAGCGACGTTCAGGCCCTGATGGCGGATATCGGCCGGCGTGCCCGTGCCGCCGGACGCGTGCTGGCAACGGCGCCAACCGAAGCCAAGAACCAGGCCCTTACCGAAATGGCCTGGGCCGTCCGCGCCGCGACGCCGGAAATCCTCGCCGGTAATGCCAAGGACATCGAGGCCATGAAGGCCAACGGCCAGACGGCCGCCTTCCTGGATCGCGGCACGCTGAGCGAAGAGCGGATCGAGGCAATTGCCAAGGCCCTGGAAGACATCGTCGCGCTTCAAGACCCCGTCGGTTCCGTCATCGCCGCCTGGGACCGGCCGAACGGTCTGAAGATCGAGCGCGTGCGCACGCCGCTTGGCGTTATCGGCGTCATCTACGAAAGCCGTCCGAACGTGACCGCCGATGCCGGCGCCCTGTGCCTCAAGGCCGGCAACGCGGTCATCCTGCGCGGTGGCTCCGACACGATCCATTCCAACAAGGCGATCCACGCCGCCTTGCAGAAGGGGCTGAAGGCCGCTGGACTGCCGGAGGACGCGATCCAGATGGTTCCGGTCACCGACCGGGCCGCCGTCGGCGAAATGCTGAAAGGCCTGGACGGCAATCTGGACGTGATCGTACCGCGCGGCGGCAAGAGCCTCGTCGCCCGCGTGCAGGAAGAGGCCCGCGTGCCTGTCTTCGCCCACCTGGAAGGGCTGGTGCATATCTTCGTCGACAAGGCGGTGGATCTGGAGAAAGCGGTCGACATCGTCGTCAATTCCAAGCTGCGCCGAACCGGCATCTGCGGTGCGCTGGAAACGCTGCTGGTCGATGAGGCCGTGGCGGCCTCCTGCCTGCCGGCCATCGTCAAGGCACTGCAGGACAAGGGCTGTGAGATCCGCGGCGATGCCCGGGTCATCGAGCTGTGCGAAAACATTGTGCCGGCGACCGAAGACGATTGGGCGACGGAATATCTCGAGCCGATCCTCGCGGTGAAGGTGGTGTCCGGGTTGGACGCGGCCATCGAGCATATTGCCCGCTGGGGCTCCAACCACACCGACTGCATCCTCACCGAAGACGATGCGGCGGCGGCGGAGTTCTTCAAGCGGGTCGATTCGGCAATCGTGCTGCACAACGCCTCCACCCAGTTCGCCGATGGCGGCGAATTCGGCATGGGCGCGGAAATCGGCATTGCCACGGGACGCATGCATGCGCGCGGGCCGGTCGGGGTCGAGCAACTGACCAGCTTCAAATACTGCGTTCACGGTGAGGGACAGACCCGTCCATGA
- the proB gene encoding glutamate 5-kinase, translating into MSSDKRRLAGHSRIVVKIGSALLVERGELKNDWLDALISDVVDLTRGGAEVLIVSSGSIALGRGILGLPSGPLKLEESQAAAAAGQIALAKAYAEALGAHGRQAGQILLTLGDTEERRRYLNARATIGTLLKLGAIPIINENDSVATSEIRYGDNDRLAARVATMASADCLVLLSDIDGLYTAPPASDPDAVFLPEVPRITPEVEAMAGSAGSELSRGGMKTKIDAGKIATAAGTTMVITSGKAMHPLTKLDDGARCTWFPAIASPSSARKAWIGGHLEPRGEIRLDKGAVKALHSGKSLLPAGVTDVQGSFSRGDAVIMLDPDGRLIGRGLVAYDYDEARLIAGRNSREIEAIVGYPGRAEMIHRDDLVLDDAHGTENR; encoded by the coding sequence ATGTCCTCCGACAAACGCCGTCTCGCCGGACATAGCCGCATCGTCGTCAAGATCGGGTCCGCCCTGCTCGTTGAAAGGGGCGAACTGAAGAATGATTGGCTGGATGCGCTGATTTCCGATGTGGTCGATCTGACCCGCGGCGGCGCGGAGGTGCTAATCGTATCCTCCGGCTCCATCGCTCTCGGCCGCGGGATCTTAGGTCTGCCGTCCGGACCGCTGAAGCTTGAGGAAAGCCAGGCGGCGGCTGCCGCCGGCCAGATCGCCCTTGCCAAGGCCTATGCGGAGGCGCTCGGCGCCCACGGCCGGCAGGCGGGCCAGATCCTGCTGACGCTTGGCGACACGGAAGAGCGCCGGCGCTATCTCAACGCGCGGGCCACCATCGGCACGCTGTTGAAGCTCGGCGCGATCCCGATCATCAACGAGAACGACTCTGTGGCCACCTCCGAGATCCGCTACGGCGACAATGACCGGCTGGCCGCTCGGGTGGCGACCATGGCGAGCGCCGACTGCCTGGTGCTTCTGTCCGACATCGACGGGCTTTACACCGCGCCGCCGGCAAGCGATCCGGACGCGGTGTTTCTGCCGGAGGTTCCCCGGATCACGCCCGAGGTGGAAGCCATGGCAGGCAGCGCCGGATCGGAGCTGTCGCGCGGTGGCATGAAGACCAAGATCGACGCGGGCAAGATCGCGACCGCCGCGGGCACCACCATGGTGATCACCTCCGGCAAGGCCATGCATCCGCTGACGAAACTGGACGACGGGGCCCGCTGCACCTGGTTCCCGGCGATCGCCTCGCCCTCGAGCGCGCGCAAGGCCTGGATCGGCGGTCATCTGGAACCGCGCGGTGAGATCCGCCTCGACAAGGGCGCGGTGAAGGCGCTCCACTCCGGCAAGAGCCTGCTCCCGGCGGGCGTGACGGACGTTCAGGGAAGCTTCTCGCGCGGCGACGCGGTGATCATGCTTGATCCGGACGGCCGCCTTATCGGCCGGGGTCTTGTTGCCTATGACTACGACGAGGCGCGGCTGATCGCCGGGCGCAACAGCCGCGAGATCGAGGCCATCGTCGGCTATCCGGGCCGTGCCGAAATGATTCATCGCGACGATCTCGTGCTGGACGATGCACACGGGACCGAAAACCGGTAA
- the obgE gene encoding GTPase ObgE, whose translation MKFLDQAKIYVRSGNGGAGCVSFRREKYIEYGGPDGGDGGKGGNVYVECVDGLNTLIDYRYKQHFKAETGVHGMGKNRTGADGGDVTLKVPVGTQVLEEDNETIIADLTEVGQKVLLLKGGNGGFGNAHFKSSVNQAPRRANPGLEGEEKWIWLRLKLIADAGLVGLPNAGKSTFLATVSAAKPKIADYPFTTLHPNLGIVQIDSRSFAIADIPGLIEGAHEGTGLGDRFLGHVERTRVLLHLVDGSGEEDPGEAYKVVRGELEAYGHGLVDKPEIVALSKCDALNDELIAERSASLEAACGQKPLILSSQSGLNVDRALRMIVRAIDKDKEEEANAVPSKQQEGWHP comes from the coding sequence ATGAAATTCCTCGATCAGGCCAAGATCTATGTGCGTTCCGGCAATGGCGGGGCGGGCTGTGTGTCGTTCCGGCGCGAGAAATACATCGAATACGGCGGTCCGGACGGCGGTGACGGCGGCAAGGGCGGCAACGTCTATGTCGAATGCGTCGACGGGCTGAACACGCTGATCGACTACCGCTACAAGCAGCACTTCAAGGCCGAGACCGGTGTCCACGGCATGGGCAAGAACCGCACCGGCGCCGACGGTGGCGATGTGACGCTGAAAGTGCCCGTCGGGACCCAGGTCCTGGAAGAGGACAACGAGACCATCATCGCCGACCTGACTGAGGTCGGCCAGAAGGTCCTGCTTTTGAAGGGCGGGAACGGCGGCTTCGGCAATGCCCATTTCAAATCGTCGGTGAACCAGGCGCCGCGCCGGGCCAATCCGGGCCTGGAAGGCGAGGAAAAATGGATCTGGCTGCGGCTGAAGCTGATCGCCGATGCCGGTCTCGTCGGCCTGCCCAATGCGGGCAAGTCCACCTTCCTGGCGACTGTCTCCGCCGCCAAGCCGAAGATCGCCGATTATCCCTTCACGACGCTGCACCCGAACCTGGGGATTGTTCAAATCGACAGCCGCAGCTTCGCCATCGCCGATATTCCCGGTCTGATCGAGGGCGCCCATGAAGGAACCGGTCTCGGCGACCGCTTCCTCGGCCATGTAGAGCGCACCCGGGTACTCTTGCATCTCGTCGACGGCTCCGGCGAGGAAGATCCGGGCGAAGCCTATAAGGTCGTGCGCGGCGAACTGGAAGCCTATGGTCATGGTCTGGTCGACAAGCCGGAAATCGTGGCGTTGTCCAAGTGCGATGCCTTGAATGACGAGCTGATTGCGGAGCGGTCCGCATCGCTGGAAGCCGCCTGTGGCCAGAAGCCCCTGATCCTGTCCTCGCAAAGCGGGTTGAATGTGGATCGGGCGCTCCGCATGATCGTGCGGGCTATCGACAAGGACAAGGAGGAGGAAGCCAACGCGGTGCCTTCCAAACAGCAGGAAGGATGGCATCCCTGA
- a CDS encoding GNAT family N-acetyltransferase, whose translation MPVIQTERLTLRAPHESDLERIVDLIGDYEVSKMLALVPHPYTREHGIDWLSQANTGKPGCETVFALDAGDSLIGCVSLGKLPNDPTLGYWLGRPYWGRGYMSEAAGAALAWLFANHPVDELTSQAMDENPASLKVLRKLGFSDDSKGTCESLARGEGRPSTVLRLKRDTLIKTVTV comes from the coding sequence ATGCCGGTGATCCAAACGGAACGGCTGACGCTACGTGCTCCGCACGAAAGCGACCTGGAACGGATCGTGGACCTGATTGGCGACTATGAAGTCTCCAAGATGCTCGCCCTCGTTCCTCATCCCTATACACGGGAGCACGGCATCGACTGGCTGTCGCAGGCAAACACCGGCAAGCCGGGCTGTGAAACGGTCTTCGCGCTTGATGCCGGCGACAGTTTGATCGGCTGCGTCTCGCTCGGCAAGTTGCCGAACGACCCCACTTTGGGCTATTGGCTGGGGCGGCCCTACTGGGGCAGAGGTTATATGAGCGAGGCTGCCGGTGCCGCGCTGGCCTGGTTGTTCGCCAATCACCCGGTTGATGAGCTGACCAGCCAGGCGATGGATGAAAACCCGGCATCGCTTAAAGTCCTGCGCAAGCTCGGCTTTTCGGATGACAGCAAGGGGACGTGCGAGAGCCTGGCGCGTGGTGAGGGCCGGCCGTCAACCGTGCTGCGGCTTAAACGGGATACCTTAATCAAGACGGTCACGGTCTGA
- a CDS encoding GNAT family N-acetyltransferase produces the protein MTLPVLKTRRLVLRPFQEGDAEAIANLGGRDFEVARWLTGCTWPYEDGAAEAFVDKVLNKDPLDLDRMTGEAVFAITLGGIFIGTVAIQTPGDLDEQPDCPTLGYWLGRPFHGFGYATEAAEAVLAWAFEAFHCQAIAARAFEDNTASRAVLRKQGFKPVGKTVRFAKALDRKVSNIVVRLERAEFESRRAAA, from the coding sequence ATGACGCTTCCCGTCCTGAAGACCCGCCGTCTGGTTCTGCGTCCCTTCCAGGAGGGAGATGCGGAGGCGATCGCCAATCTCGGCGGCCGCGATTTCGAGGTCGCCCGATGGCTCACCGGCTGCACCTGGCCTTACGAGGACGGGGCAGCGGAAGCCTTCGTCGACAAGGTCCTGAACAAGGATCCTCTGGATCTGGACCGCATGACCGGGGAGGCGGTGTTCGCGATCACGCTCGGCGGCATCTTCATCGGCACCGTCGCCATCCAGACGCCGGGCGATCTGGACGAGCAGCCCGATTGCCCGACGCTCGGCTACTGGCTCGGCCGGCCGTTCCACGGCTTCGGGTATGCGACCGAGGCGGCGGAAGCCGTCCTCGCGTGGGCGTTTGAGGCCTTTCATTGCCAGGCGATCGCCGCTCGGGCTTTCGAGGACAACACCGCCTCGCGCGCGGTGCTGCGCAAGCAGGGCTTCAAGCCGGTCGGCAAGACGGTGCGTTTTGCCAAGGCCCTGGACCGGAAGGTGTCGAACATCGTCGTCCGACTGGAGCGGGCCGAGTTCGAAAGCCGGAGGGCGGCGGCATAA